From Providencia sp. R33, a single genomic window includes:
- a CDS encoding AEC family transporter — protein MLLHIILAALGPIVLGLAVGWLSGKYGFIKREYSQAFADFVVKIALPFALFLAAAQAPPSVLLNIDYLLALAVGLIVSYVIGFIFGKFVFRHNKKDAAMQALSVSFPDMAYCGPPVLLATVGSSGLIAMVLGNLIYTVIIIPFTLLMISGSQQGHSILKSIGKAVAQPLVFLPILGALLAIFGVKLPEILQNSVNELGKTAGGVALFFLGLLLSGIKLTISKEIIFNVFIKNFVQAALILGTGIALGLQDDLLKAAFIIGVLPTATAVPALAISNQAYTETSAGTVLLSTLAALISIIGGITIVEML, from the coding sequence ATGCTACTCCATATCATCCTCGCAGCACTTGGCCCAATCGTTCTCGGTTTAGCTGTTGGTTGGCTATCTGGGAAATATGGTTTTATTAAAAGAGAATATTCACAGGCATTTGCAGACTTTGTCGTCAAAATTGCCTTACCTTTCGCATTATTTCTTGCGGCGGCGCAAGCTCCGCCATCGGTATTACTGAATATCGACTACCTATTAGCATTGGCTGTCGGGCTGATTGTCTCTTACGTTATTGGGTTTATTTTTGGTAAGTTCGTTTTCCGTCATAATAAAAAAGATGCCGCTATGCAAGCACTGTCAGTATCTTTCCCGGATATGGCTTACTGTGGACCACCTGTTTTATTAGCAACCGTCGGGTCATCTGGATTGATTGCGATGGTATTAGGTAACCTTATTTATACTGTGATCATTATTCCATTCACTTTATTGATGATCAGCGGTTCCCAACAAGGCCATAGCATTCTCAAATCCATTGGCAAGGCAGTTGCTCAACCCTTAGTATTTTTGCCAATTCTTGGTGCATTACTGGCAATTTTTGGCGTGAAGCTACCCGAAATCCTTCAAAACTCCGTCAATGAGTTAGGGAAAACTGCGGGAGGTGTTGCTCTCTTTTTCCTTGGTTTGTTACTTTCGGGTATTAAGCTAACTATTAGCAAAGAAATTATCTTTAACGTCTTTATTAAGAACTTTGTCCAAGCCGCCTTAATATTAGGAACAGGCATTGCATTGGGTTTACAAGACGACCTACTAAAAGCGGCGTTTATTATCGGTGTATTACCGACCGCAACGGCAGTGCCTGCTTTAGCCATTAGTAACCAAGCTTATACAGAAACATCCGCAGGCACCGTGTTACTCAGTACCCTCGCAGCGCTGATTTCTATTATTGGTGGTATTACCATTGTAGAGATGCTCTAA